TGTTCTTCTGGTAAATTTTAACTGTTAGTGTGAACTTGTTAATTTGCTAATTGTTCTTGCGTTGTTGTTCTGTTgttcttctgttatttttattttattttatttttgttgtgattTTTTGTTCTTGAACTTGTTAAGTTGataatttgctaaattgttgggctgctgttgttttaatttgctaaattgttaGGTTTCTGTGATTTAATTTGTTGGATTTTCTATTTAGGTCTTGTTCTTGtttaatttgctaaattgttgTTGTGTATTTATTGTTGTCTTTGAGATTCTTGCTGGATATTGGTGATCATTGATTTATTATATGCTTCATGTTttcattgttttcttcttcttaaggaaaaaaaaattctgttttcattgttttgttgattgtttgttttgtttcagaaaataattttttgtgatCAATGCTCAAACTCTAAATGCTGTTCTGTTGGTTTTGCAGTGTTTGTTTTGCTTCAGGAATCAATTTTTCGTTATCAATGCTCAAACTCTGAATGTTgttcttctgtttttgttttgtttcataaatcaatatttttttatcaatgctCAAACTCCAAATGTTGTTCTGCTGTTTTTGTTGTttcagaaatcaattttttgtgaTTAATGCTCATACTCTGAATTTTGTTCTGTTTTGTTTTAAGGCTGTGTTTAGAAGAGGTGATTGATTTCTAActgttgttttgtttttgttttaaagcTGTGTGTTGTgttcaattttcattttgtagGAAATTCGTTGAGGTATATAAGAATTAAGAAGGAAGACTATTTTAACGGTATTATTCTGTTGATTGTGGTATGCTACAAGCTTgaacatagaattgaagagagaaaccctttattattttatcattggCCTATTTTTGACATTGCATATCATTGTAGTTTGTTTATTCATAGAACTAGTTGTTTATGATCCCCTtttgaagtaaaaaaaaatgcaGTAAAAGAGTGTTTAGAACCAGTTGCTTTATGCattgaatttttatagaatCTGGTGTTTATTATAGAACGGTTTTTCCGGTTGAACCAcggttgaaccggttgaactaataaactagtaaaccAGTAACTAGAGCGATTCGATGACTAGTCCGCTTTTTTGAACCTTGGTAAATAGTGACTCACCCGTTGAAACAGTAACCCAGTAACCCGGTGATCCATAGTCCAATCAGTTCAATTGCCATTTGGTTCTGATAACTATGATAGGTCTACAGTATAATTGACTCAACCTAGTGTATAGAACATGTTTTGTTGCCTCAATGTACTGAAGTTTgtgtttttatgttatttgtTTTCTACTTTGAGTAttcctaaattaaaaatttcatgccTTAACTAGTAGGCAAGGGTTTTCTCTGTTAAGCAATTAAGTTAAACGAATTTGATATGTAGTGTATGattatctatatatattttattaaacttgCTTCTTATTTTGATATGTTCTCTCTTTCTCGACATGAATACTTGTTTTATTACcgttcttgtttatttgtttgttccCTCTTCTTGATttgcagattttttttttccttgcaGTTTTCAGTCATGAGTTTGCTTGAAGTCATTAAAAATGCTTCAATCAATTCGAAGCCACTTGATTCTCCACTGGATTATCCTATTGTTCTGAACCCTGATACTATTATACCTAACTTGAAGCCTGAACAAGAAGACGCAGCGGCCTTGTGTCTTGTAAAACCTCTTAGTGGATGGAAAATTTCCCAAGCTGATGCTGAACTCATTGACATTGGGAAGAAGTTCTTTATACAGCTAAAGGCAAAGCTCAAGAGTGGTAATAGTTTGGAGAGTGATGAGTTTATTGGTGATTTGAATTCCTATCTGAATAGCATCGCTGAGAAAATAGGTGTTTCGGTTGCTATTAATCCATCTATGCCCAATTATACTAAGTTCTTGATTGACAAGGTTGGATATTTTATGGGTAAGGATGTTGTTGGTGTTGTTTTGGATGTGTGCATTTCGTTTGATATTTGGGATATAGTTGAGGCTTTGATTGAGCATGGTGTTATTAAGCATTCTTGTCATTCGGGCTTGGTTACTAGGTTAATTGAAAAGAAGAGGTCCGACTTGATATGTACGTGCATTAAGCACGCGTTTGATCTCGGGTCATCTGAAATACTCAGCATTCTGAGGTATTTTCTTTCTCCATCCAAAGATGCTTATGATAGTATGATAACTGTGAAGAAGGAATGGGAGAACCAAGTACAGTTGGCCATTGATGGAATTAGTGATAGCAGTTGGAACAAAAAGAATCTGCTTGTGGCAAAGGAGGCTTCCGTTTTGCTTATGGTAGCTTATGATGGTTTCTCTGCATCTGAGATTTGTTTGCATTATCTACTTGCATCGTCAAACTTCAATGATGTGCTGTTATCATCTTCCTTCAGTAAgttgaatggcaaagagttgatTAACTTGATTCGCTATTTATCGAAGTGGCTAAAGAAGTACGAGAGGTTTCCTCAAGCCGGTCCCTGCCCTGAAGCTGCAGCAGCTTTGGGTTTGACGGTTTGCGATTGGGTTCCTAAACTCGACGATGTTGTGAAGTTTCTTGGTTTTGTGCTTGATGAGAACTTTTCTTCGTTGGTGTTGCATCCGGAGTTTCATGAGCAGCTAAGATTAATTGAGGAAGTGGTTAGTTCTTTGACTGCTGAATCCAAATGTTGTTTTTTGATGGCTGATGTGGTGAACAAACTAAAGATGGAAGTAAAAGGTGGAAATACGTATGATCTTTTTTGAAACTTTGTTGTTCgattttgttatgttttatcAATTTTGATAGAATATGAAGACTGGTCTGAAGTGTGAACTGATAatcaaatcatcaaaatcatTGTAATTTTTGGTTTATGATCTCAACTGCAATTCATTTAGACGTTTATCTATTCTCACGtgcttttttatttaagaattattcCTTGTAGTGTTCATTAGTAGTCGATTTCTTGGATTCGCTGTAGTGTTATTAGTTTACTCCTGTCACTTGTTACTTGGTAAAGAatcatttttttccttctcaaaTGATATCATtgctgtttttcattttttttcctatttataTTCGAACATTTTACAGTAAAGAATATTTACATGTgatctgaattttttatttaaattaattaaatataatatttactaaaatatataaacaatCAAGTATTTATCAATATGCATAACATGACATAGTCCGGACAAGGTTTTGAAAACTGGATCGAATTGACTGGTTTGACTAGATTAATTGGAAACCGATCTACTAATCGACTCGGTTAGCATCCAAAATCAGTTTACAATAAATTGGTGAAAAAATTGGTCGAAACTGTGATTAATTGGTGAATCGGATGAATCGGGAAGGTCTGGTTCTTTCATTCAACATAAAAACGGTGTcgttttgtttaaaaaaaaaaaaacaaacgcGTGAAGACCCCAAATGCCCCAATCTCTTCTCCCTTCTCGCTCACTCTCATCAGTCTAATCCCTAATTTCAAAGGTGGCAGCTTTGGAGAGCAGCGGAAGAATGAGCGGAGCCCTTGTCAGAGCACGGCAGCGGCGGAGGAAGGAGGCGGTGGAGCTGTGTCTGAGGATGATGTGCATGGCTTTTTCTCATTGTTGCAGTTTCTCTCACTCTCCGTCTCAGCCGCCGCCACTCTTCTCCTCCTCACCGTCTCTGTGCTTGTCGTGAGTCTTCGCCGTCGTCGGCCGCCTCTTTCTCATCGTCAAAGACGCCTTTGTCTCCGagccatctctctctctctctctctctctgtgcgAAGTGCGAACTTACCCGTGCCGCCGTGGACTCTTCGCCGTCGTCGTGAGTTCTTCAATCTTTTGCCGTCCTTCAACATCTTCTTCGTGgtcttctttattttcactgATTTCCTCCCTTTTTCACTTTAGTTTTTGATTTGTTTCCTCTGTTGTGGAGTCATTGATTATTTgttaactttatttattctgATTTGTTTCCTCTGTTGTGGAGTCATTGCTATGATGCATTGCTTCACTACATTGTTTATGGAAATTCGTAATCTTCTCCATGTTTCTGTTAATGGAATACAGTGGTAACAGAGTACAGAGAATAAATGTTGAAAACTAGCGATCacatatttgtgaaattctatattcTGTAATGTATTCTTCTAATAACCtcctaattttgatataatttcagATTCTGGATTTTGAATGCTGAATTGAATTTTGGTATAATTTTATAACGCTGAACAGAATTgatataattttagattttgaatGTCTGTAATTCTGAAATTTGCCGACATTGCTGTAATACCTGAGGTTTTATTTTACTGTAATTGCTGTAATAGCTGAAACATGAAGTTTTTCAGAGGGCAGGGCATGGTTTGTTTTGCACATCTTGAAAAAATGTTACTGCTGATATTGGTTCATAGCTATTTCTAATTACTAATTTGGCATTAATTGAGTGAGTTTTGTCTAATTAAGTCATTATTGATGTTGGTGATTGTTGATTGAATATGGATATAGTATTTTATGTTATGATTTCTTTTAGATATAAATTTTGATGTTTGAATTCAAATGCAGGATTTTAATGAGATGAGATATAGTTTAGTTAGTAGATGGGTTAtgaaactttaaattttattattatatgaatgattgaatttaaattttaaaagattaatattgcatttttaataattttattttatatataatgaaaCCGGTTTGACCACGGTTGGACCATTAAATTATTGAACTAGTTACTTGACCGATTCAATAACCGGTTCGGTTCTTGCAACCTTGGTAAAATGTGATCTCTTACAATATTTTCtctcttatattttttcttggtcccacttataaaataaatagtgagaGATTACACTTTACTAGGGGATGGTAAGCGGGGAAGCCAGTCCTGTCCTGCTCTGCCAGAAGCCTGCCTCGCCTCGTCTAGTGAGGCGGTTCTAGAATCCCACCCCGCCCCACCTAACTGCGGGCTAGCGGGCTAAGCCCACCAAAGATCCTTTTTTTTTAaggtataaaaaattatattttttatattcacattaaagtctttgtaattataaatatctattaaacataattataaaccaagttttcatccaaaacataattataaatattgtcttcaaagtaaaataaacataaatccaaaacataattataaatattatatcaaaagtaatataaacataatccaaaatactcaattttcattttcatactTTTGTAAGTTGGATTGGGCAAAGTtggattctaacaaaaaaaattacaaaaatactcgtaaaaaaaaacaaagcccGGTGGAGAAGCTCACCCTATCCCGCCAAAACCCGCGGTTTAAGCGGTGAGTGTTAGCCGGACTTTTGTTTTTTGGTGGTCCCAATTTTTTAACTCAGCCCTTCTTTTTTAGCAGGTTATGCGGGCCGGTCTGGCGGATTTAGGCTCGTTTGTCACCCCTACACTTTACTTTCTAAAATTGAAAggatccaaatatttttttgacGGTCCATTCTTAGAGGCACTAAGATTTGGGAAAAAGACATATAGATCCctgactttttaaatttttgacaaatacattcctgacaaaatttaaatacaaaaaagtccctgactttaacaaatgaaggacaatttagtccttccgtctattTTCCTCTCATACACCAAATGGAACtggctgacgtggctgaaacgGTATTCAGATGTCCGTTACAGTGCCATGTCGGAAGGaaaataaagttcgaaggacaaataagttcttgacgtcattttacaaataaaattcgaaggacaaataggtctttcagaattttttttcaaaattaataaact
This genomic interval from Arachis duranensis cultivar V14167 unplaced genomic scaffold, aradu.V14167.gnm2.J7QH unplaced_Scaffold_170042, whole genome shotgun sequence contains the following:
- the LOC107472165 gene encoding uncharacterized protein LOC107472165 isoform X2; translated protein: MCNLFSVMSLLEVIKNASINSKPLDSPLDYPIVLNPDTIIPNLKPEQEDAAALCLVKPLSGWKISQADAELIDIGKKFFIQLKAKLKSGNSLESDEFIGDLNSYLNSIAEKIGVSVAINPSMPNYTKFLIDKVGYFMGKDVVGVVLDVCISFDIWDIVEALIEHGVIKHSCHSGLVTRLIEKKRSDLICTCIKHAFDLGSSEILSILRYFLSPSKDAYDSMITVKKEWENQVQLAIDGISDSSWNKKNLLVAKEASVLLMVAYDGFSASEICLHYLLASSNFNDVLLSSSFSKLNGKELINLIRYLSKWLKKYERFPQAGPCPEAAAALGLTVCDWVPKLDDVVKFLGFVLDENFSSLVLHPEFHEQLRLIEEVVSSLTAESKCCFLMADVVNKLKMEVKGGNTYDLF
- the LOC107472165 gene encoding uncharacterized protein LOC107472165 isoform X1: MPLLLVSRSPLRILFSVMSLLEVIKNASINSKPLDSPLDYPIVLNPDTIIPNLKPEQEDAAALCLVKPLSGWKISQADAELIDIGKKFFIQLKAKLKSGNSLESDEFIGDLNSYLNSIAEKIGVSVAINPSMPNYTKFLIDKVGYFMGKDVVGVVLDVCISFDIWDIVEALIEHGVIKHSCHSGLVTRLIEKKRSDLICTCIKHAFDLGSSEILSILRYFLSPSKDAYDSMITVKKEWENQVQLAIDGISDSSWNKKNLLVAKEASVLLMVAYDGFSASEICLHYLLASSNFNDVLLSSSFSKLNGKELINLIRYLSKWLKKYERFPQAGPCPEAAAALGLTVCDWVPKLDDVVKFLGFVLDENFSSLVLHPEFHEQLRLIEEVVSSLTAESKCCFLMADVVNKLKMEVKGGNTYDLF
- the LOC107472165 gene encoding uncharacterized protein LOC107472165 isoform X3; this encodes MSLLEVIKNASINSKPLDSPLDYPIVLNPDTIIPNLKPEQEDAAALCLVKPLSGWKISQADAELIDIGKKFFIQLKAKLKSGNSLESDEFIGDLNSYLNSIAEKIGVSVAINPSMPNYTKFLIDKVGYFMGKDVVGVVLDVCISFDIWDIVEALIEHGVIKHSCHSGLVTRLIEKKRSDLICTCIKHAFDLGSSEILSILRYFLSPSKDAYDSMITVKKEWENQVQLAIDGISDSSWNKKNLLVAKEASVLLMVAYDGFSASEICLHYLLASSNFNDVLLSSSFSKLNGKELINLIRYLSKWLKKYERFPQAGPCPEAAAALGLTVCDWVPKLDDVVKFLGFVLDENFSSLVLHPEFHEQLRLIEEVVSSLTAESKCCFLMADVVNKLKMEVKGGNTYDLF